CATGAAGGCGGTGTCGTCAAAGTGGACCCTGAATCCCTGCAAACGTCCAATTCCAAGGTTTTCGCTGCAGGAGACGTAATTTTTGCAAAAGGACAAGGGGAAGCCATGGTGGTGACAGCCGCCCAGCAGGGTAAAGAAGTCGCCATGGCCATTCATAAACAGTTAGCTCCCGCACCCACAGCCGCGATGTAAAACTACTATTTCAGGAGGCGTAATGATATGGCTGATTTGAGTTTAAATCTTGCAGGAATAAAATCTCCCAATCCCTTTTGGCTGGCTTCGGCACCTCCAACCAACTCTGGGTACCAGGTGCAGCGTGCATTCGAAGCCGGGTGGGGTGGAGCCGTTTGGAAAACGTTAGGGGAACCGATCCTGAACGTTACCTCGCGATTCGCCGCCGTTGGTTTTAATGGTCAAAAAGTAGCTGGATTCAACAATATTGAACTGATAACCGATCGACCGCTGGAAGTGAATTTACGAGAAATCTATGAAACGAAAAAGAGGTTTCCGAATCATGCGATCATTGCTTCTCTAATGGTCGAACCTACCCAGGAAAAGTGGCATGAAATCGTGAAGCGTGTGGAGGAAGTCGGCGTGGACGGCCTGGAGTTGAATTTCGGTTGTCCGCACGGAATGGCAGAACGGGGGATGGGTGCTGCATCCGGTCAGGTCCCGGAGCTCGTGGAAAAACAAACGATGTGGGCGAAAGAAGTGGCTGAAACACCGGTCATTGTAAAGCTTACCCCGAATATTACGGATATTACCTTTACAGCACAGGCGGCCGTGAATGGCGGGGCTGATGCGGTCAGTATGATCAACACCATTAACAGTCTTGCCGGAGTGGATATTGATACGTGGGATACGATTCCAAACGTAGCTGGGAAAGGCGCCCATGGCGGCTACTGTGGTCCGGCCGTGAAGCCGATTGCGCTTAATATGGTAGCGGAATGTGCGCGTCATCCGAAAATTAATGTTCCGATTTCCGGGATGGGCGGGGTTTCAAGCTGGCGGGAAGCCGTCGAGTTTATGCTGATGGGAGCGACAGGCGTACAGGTTTGCACAGCCGCGATGCACCACGGTTTTAGTATCGTCGAGGACATGAATGACGGGTTAAACAACTATCTGGATGAAAAAGGTATCGATTCGGTGATGGATCTTGTAGGTAAATCCGTAGAAAAGTATTCGGACTGGGGCAACTTGGACTTGAACCACCAGATTGTTGCCAAAATCAATAATGATGTGTGCATCAACTGTAATAAGTGCCATATCGCCTGTGAAGACACTTCCCACCAGTGTATCGACATGCTGAAAGATGAGGATGGCAACGATATTCTGAGGGTGCGTGAGGAAGATTGTGTCGGCTGTAATTTATGTTCTATCGTCTGTCCGGTTGATGGGGCAATCGATATGGTGGACTATGCGAATGGTAAACCGCCGATGACATGGAATGAAAGACAGGCAGCGATTGGCGCAGCCTCATCCTGTGAAGTGGATTTGATCAAATAAACATAAATAGTGTGGAGGGTTATGATGAAGAAAATTATTAAGAATGGAATCATTGTCACAGCAGCCGATACGTATAAAGCGGATATTATGGTCGAAAATGAAAAAATTGTATTGATTGGACAGGATCTGTCGGATTCTTCAGCTGAGATTATCGATGCGAAAGGCAACTATGTCTTTCCAGGAGGGGTGGATCCTCATACCCATTTAGAAATGCCGTTCGGCGGCACGGTGAGTAAGGATGATTTTGAGACAGGCACGATTGCTGCAGCCCATGGCGGAACGACGACGGTGATTGATTTCTGTCTAACAAATAAAGGGAAGCCGCTTCAGGATTCGATCGATCAATGGCACGCGAAATCACGCGATAAATCCGTCATTGATTACAGCTTCCATTTGATGATCAGTGAAATGAATGACAGCGTACTGGAGCAGCTGCCAAGCGTCATTGAGGATGAAGGAATTACCTCTTTTAAAGTATTTATGGCTTATAAAAATGTCTTTCAGGCCGATGATGAGACTTTATTCCGCACGCTGGAAGAAGCGAAAAGACTCGGCGCTCTCGTCATGGTGCACGCCGAGAACGGGGACGTCATTGATCACTTAGTAAAAAAAGCGCTTGAAAAAGGACAGACCGACCCGATCTATCATGCATTAACTCGTCCACCTGAAGCGGAAGGAGAAGCGACTGGCCGTGCCGCTCAATTAACCGGACTCGCGAACTCGCAGCTTTATGTGGTACACGTCTCGTGTGAAAACGCGGTCGAAGAAATTTCAAAAGCGAGGAAGAAAGGCTATCAAGTGATTGGGGAAACGTGTCCACAGTACTTAGTGCTCGATCAAAGCTACTTAGAAAAACCGAATTTTGAAGGAGCCAAATACGTATGGTCTCCGCCTCTACGTGAGAAGAAGCACCAGGACGTGCTATGGAATGCGCTGAAGACAGGTGAGCTGCAGACATTAGGATCGGATCAGTGCTCCTTTGATTTTAAAGGGCAGAAGGATTTAGGAAAAGGTGACTTTACGAAGATTCCAAACGGCGGGCCAATTATCGAAGACCGGGTCAGCCTGCTGTTCTCAGAA
The Halobacillus halophilus DSM 2266 DNA segment above includes these coding regions:
- the preA gene encoding NAD-dependent dihydropyrimidine dehydrogenase subunit PreA produces the protein MADLSLNLAGIKSPNPFWLASAPPTNSGYQVQRAFEAGWGGAVWKTLGEPILNVTSRFAAVGFNGQKVAGFNNIELITDRPLEVNLREIYETKKRFPNHAIIASLMVEPTQEKWHEIVKRVEEVGVDGLELNFGCPHGMAERGMGAASGQVPELVEKQTMWAKEVAETPVIVKLTPNITDITFTAQAAVNGGADAVSMINTINSLAGVDIDTWDTIPNVAGKGAHGGYCGPAVKPIALNMVAECARHPKINVPISGMGGVSSWREAVEFMLMGATGVQVCTAAMHHGFSIVEDMNDGLNNYLDEKGIDSVMDLVGKSVEKYSDWGNLDLNHQIVAKINNDVCINCNKCHIACEDTSHQCIDMLKDEDGNDILRVREEDCVGCNLCSIVCPVDGAIDMVDYANGKPPMTWNERQAAIGAASSCEVDLIK
- the hydA gene encoding dihydropyrimidinase, whose protein sequence is MKKIIKNGIIVTAADTYKADIMVENEKIVLIGQDLSDSSAEIIDAKGNYVFPGGVDPHTHLEMPFGGTVSKDDFETGTIAAAHGGTTTVIDFCLTNKGKPLQDSIDQWHAKSRDKSVIDYSFHLMISEMNDSVLEQLPSVIEDEGITSFKVFMAYKNVFQADDETLFRTLEEAKRLGALVMVHAENGDVIDHLVKKALEKGQTDPIYHALTRPPEAEGEATGRAAQLTGLANSQLYVVHVSCENAVEEISKARKKGYQVIGETCPQYLVLDQSYLEKPNFEGAKYVWSPPLREKKHQDVLWNALKTGELQTLGSDQCSFDFKGQKDLGKGDFTKIPNGGPIIEDRVSLLFSEGVKKGRISLNQFVDITSTRIAKTFGIFPQKGTISVGADADLVIFDPNVERTISVETSHMAADYNPFEGIKVTGQPVSVLSRGEFVIRDKEFVGKIGSGNYLKRARFGELKQSQEELYQN